In Debaryomyces hansenii CBS767 chromosome A complete sequence, a genomic segment contains:
- a CDS encoding DEHA2D00110p (no similarity) → MSYQNLRLYFNVVSKCIDYCNVILALPSHSSGGRSLTTFILQSNFGLLGGYVNMVAAQEATYYIIGHSKKRCKGAINWEMDLSASGECENTGSSGGDTAKIWNNGGAQFLQLNTWQRHDFRKDSVCNYAIPNNGRGVCSEDGVLSYEDIGTK, encoded by the coding sequence ATGTCGTATCAGAACCTCCGGTTATATTTTAACGTTGTATCCAAGTGCATAGACTATTGTAATGTCATTTTGGCACTACCATCACACTCAAGTGGAGGTAGGAGTCTAACCACTTTTATATTGCAATCAAATTTTGGCTTACTAGGAGGTTATGTAAACATGGTTGCTGCGCAGGAGGCAACTTATTACATCATTGGTCACAGCAAGAAGAGATGCAAAGGAGCAATCAATTGGGAAATGGATTTGTCTGCTAGTGGTGAGTGTGAGAATACAGGGTCTCTGGGAGGTGATACGGCTAAAATATGGAATAATGGTGGAGCTCAGTTCTTGCAATTAAACACATGGCAACGCCACGATTTCCGTAAAGATAGTGTTTGTAATTACGCAATACCTAATAATGGTAGGGGAGTATGTTCTGAAGATGGAGTATTATCATACGAAGATATAGGGACGAAATAG